In Helianthus annuus cultivar XRQ/B chromosome 3, HanXRQr2.0-SUNRISE, whole genome shotgun sequence, a single window of DNA contains:
- the LOC110929472 gene encoding chitin elicitor receptor kinase 1 isoform X1 yields MLELNSGFRLATFLSLISTCFIPSAQSRCTRGCNLALGSYYVQSGDELAQISLRFNINNNNNILKYNPSIPNQDSLQAGQRINVPFSCGCINGDFLGHVFTYNIQSEDTYDKVAQKSYANLTTADWVQRFNSYDSFRIPDSGTLNVTVNCSCGDSLISKDYGLFVTYPLQPGETLDSVSSAANLSSDLIRRYNSGANLTTGSGLLYIPGRDENGNYPPLPSSSGLSGGAIGGIVVGIVAVLLLLAGCFYFGYYKKKKAGSSSALLKNAQVQLVPDQGRNGSLVRGSESSGGAVAGASPGLTGITVDKSVEFSYEELSTATDDFSLANKIGQGGFGAVYYAELRGEKAAIKKMDMQASREFLAELKVLTHVHHLNLVRLIGYCVEGSLFLVYEYIENGNLSQHLHGSGRDPLPWSTRVQIALDSARGLEYIHEHTVPVYIHRDIKSANILIDKNFHGKVADFGLTKLTEVGSNSLPTRLVGTFGYMPPEYAQYGDVSPKVDVYAFGVVLYELISAKEAIVKANGSVTESKGLVAMFEEVLSQPDPKDDLIKMIDPRLGENYPLDSVRKMAQLAKACTHENPQLRPSMRSIVVALMTLSSSTEDWDVGSFYENQNLVSLMSGR; encoded by the exons ATGTTGGAGCTCAATTCAGGGTTCCGATTAGCAACCTTCTTATCCTTAATCTCAACCTGTTTCATTCCATCAGCTCAATCCAGATGCACCCGAGGCTGTAATCTAGCACTCGGTTCCTACTACGTTCAATCAGGAGATGAACTCGCTCAAATTTCGTTGCGCttcaacatcaacaacaacaacaatattcTCAAGTATAATCCGAGTATACCGAATCAGGATAGCCTCCAGGCCGGTCAGAGGATTAACGTGCCGTTTTCTTGTGGGTGTATCAACGGTGACTTCTTAGGACATGTGTTCACCTACAACATTCAGTCTGAGGATACTTATGACAAGGTTGCACAAAAGAGTTATGCGAATTTGACTACTGCGGATTGGGTTCAGAGGTTTAATTCGTATGATTCTTTTCGGATACCTGATAGTGGTACTCTTAATGTGACGGTGAATTGTTCGTGTGGGGATAGTTTGATTTCCAAGGATTATGGTTTGTTTGTGACATATCCGCTCCAGCCGGGGGAGACTTTGGATTCAGTTTCTTCAGCTGCGAATCTTAGTTCCGATTTGATTCGGAGGTATAATTCCGGTGCCAATTTAACTACAGGAAGTGGGTTGTTGTATATTCCTGGGCGAG ATGAAAATGGAAACTATCCACCCTTACCAAGCAG CTCAG GATTATCAGGTGGGGCCATAGGTGGAATAGTCGTAGGAATAGTAGCTGTACTGCTGTTACTTGCAGGATGCTTTTATTTCGGATATTACAAAAAGAAAAAGGCTGGATCGAGTTCAGCTTTATTAAAGAACGCACAGGTTCAACTTGTGCCCGATCAAG GGCGCAATGGTTCGTTGGTTAGAGGTTCAGAGTCCAGTGGTGGTGCGGTTGCTGGTGCCTCACCTGGGCTTACAGGTATAACAGTTGACAAATCAGTAGAGTTCTCGTATGAAGAGCTTTCGACAGCTACAGATGACTTCAGTCTTGCTAATAAGATTGGTCAAGGTGGTTTCGGTGCTGTTTACTATGCTGAGCTCCGAGGCGAG AAAGCTGCTATCAAGAAGATGGATATGCAAGCATCACGTGAATTTCTAGCCGAACTAAAGGTTTTAACGCATGTTCATCACCTAAACCTG GTGCGTTTGATAGGATATTGTGTCGAGGGTTCCCTTTTCTTGGTCTATGAGTACATTGAGAACGGAAACTTGAGTCAACATCTACATGGATCAG GACGGGACCCGCTACCGTGGTCTACCCGAGTCCAAATCGCCCTTGATTCAGCGCGCGGTCTTGAGTATATCCATGAACATACTGTTCCCGTATATATACATCGTGATATTAAATCAGCAAATATACTCATCGACAAGAACTTTCATGGAAAG GTTGCGGATTTCGGTTTAACAAAATTGACAGAAGTTGGAAGTAATTCTTTGCCTACACGTCTTGTGGGTACATTCGGATATATGCCACCAGA GTATGCACAGTATGGGGATGTTTCTCCGAAGGTAGACGTGTATGCATTTGGGGTTGTACTTTACGAACTTATTTCGGCCAAAGAAGCCATAGTCAAAGCAAATGGCTCTGTTACCGAATCAAAGGGACTAGTTGCCATG TTTGAAGAAGTTCTAAGTCAACCAGATCCAAAAGATGACCTGATCAAAATGATTGATCCTAGACTGGGGGAAAACTACCCTCTCGATTCAGTTCGTaag ATGGCTCAACTTGCGAAAGCGTGCACGCATGAGAATCCCCAACTAAGGCCGAGCATGAGATCTATCGTGGTCGCGTTGATGACTCTCTCGTCGTCCACTGAAGATTGGGATGTTGGCTCGTTTTATGAAAACCAGAATCTTGTGAGCCTCATGTCTGGCAGATAG
- the LOC110929472 gene encoding lysM domain receptor-like kinase 3 isoform X2, giving the protein MLNLKLGFRLITTFLFITSICFNSLAQSRCTRGCNLALGSYYVQQGDELTRISLRFNTNNDNILSYNPSIPNQDSVQAFTRMNVPFSCDCINGEFLGHVFNYDVATGDTYVTIAQDKFANLTTADWIQRFNNFDPNRIPDTAFLNVTVNCSCGDSDISKDYGLFVTYPLRPGETLDSVSSAANISSDLIRRYNPDANLTSRLLYIPGRDENGNYPPLPSSSGLSGGAIGGIVVGIVAVLLLLAGCFYFGYYKKKKAGSSSALLKNAQVQLVPDQGRNGSLVRGSESSGGAVAGASPGLTGITVDKSVEFSYEELSTATDDFSLANKIGQGGFGAVYYAELRGEKAAIKKMDMQASREFLAELKVLTHVHHLNLVRLIGYCVEGSLFLVYEYIENGNLSQHLHGSGRDPLPWSTRVQIALDSARGLEYIHEHTVPVYIHRDIKSANILIDKNFHGKVADFGLTKLTEVGSNSLPTRLVGTFGYMPPEYAQYGDVSPKVDVYAFGVVLYELISAKEAIVKANGSVTESKGLVAMFEEVLSQPDPKDDLIKMIDPRLGENYPLDSVRKMAQLAKACTHENPQLRPSMRSIVVALMTLSSSTEDWDVGSFYENQNLVSLMSGR; this is encoded by the exons ATGCTAAACCTCAAATTAGGGTTCCGATTAATCACCACCTTCTTATTCATAACCTCAATTTGTTTCAATTCACTAGCTCAATCCAGATGCACCAGAGGTTGCAACCTAGCCTTGGGTTCATACTACGTTCAACAAGGAGATGAACTCACTCGAATTTCTCTACGCTTCAACACAAACAACGACAATATCCTCAGTTATAATCCATCTATCCCTAACCAGGATAGCGTTCAGGCCTTCACGAGGATGAACGTTCCGTTTTCCTGCGATTGTATCAACGGTGAGTTTTTAGGACACGTGTTCAACTACGACGTTGCCACTGGGGATACGTATGTGACAATTGCACAAGACAAGTTTGCGAATTTGACTACTGCTGATTGGATTCAGCGGTTTAATAATTTTGATCCGAATCGGATCCCCGATACTGCGTTTCTTAATGTGACGGTGAATTGTTCGTGTGGAGATAGTGATATTTCGAAGGATTATGGCTTGTTTGTGACGTATCCGCTTCGGCCCGGGGAGACGTTGGATTCGGTTTCGTCTGCTGCGAATATTAGTTCCGATTTGATTAGGAGATATAATCCGGATGCGAATCTGACTAGTAGATTGCTGTATATTCCTGGGAGAG ATGAAAATGGAAACTATCCACCCTTACCAAGCAG CTCAG GATTATCAGGTGGGGCCATAGGTGGAATAGTCGTAGGAATAGTAGCTGTACTGCTGTTACTTGCAGGATGCTTTTATTTCGGATATTACAAAAAGAAAAAGGCTGGATCGAGTTCAGCTTTATTAAAGAACGCACAGGTTCAACTTGTGCCCGATCAAG GGCGCAATGGTTCGTTGGTTAGAGGTTCAGAGTCCAGTGGTGGTGCGGTTGCTGGTGCCTCACCTGGGCTTACAGGTATAACAGTTGACAAATCAGTAGAGTTCTCGTATGAAGAGCTTTCGACAGCTACAGATGACTTCAGTCTTGCTAATAAGATTGGTCAAGGTGGTTTCGGTGCTGTTTACTATGCTGAGCTCCGAGGCGAG AAAGCTGCTATCAAGAAGATGGATATGCAAGCATCACGTGAATTTCTAGCCGAACTAAAGGTTTTAACGCATGTTCATCACCTAAACCTG GTGCGTTTGATAGGATATTGTGTCGAGGGTTCCCTTTTCTTGGTCTATGAGTACATTGAGAACGGAAACTTGAGTCAACATCTACATGGATCAG GACGGGACCCGCTACCGTGGTCTACCCGAGTCCAAATCGCCCTTGATTCAGCGCGCGGTCTTGAGTATATCCATGAACATACTGTTCCCGTATATATACATCGTGATATTAAATCAGCAAATATACTCATCGACAAGAACTTTCATGGAAAG GTTGCGGATTTCGGTTTAACAAAATTGACAGAAGTTGGAAGTAATTCTTTGCCTACACGTCTTGTGGGTACATTCGGATATATGCCACCAGA GTATGCACAGTATGGGGATGTTTCTCCGAAGGTAGACGTGTATGCATTTGGGGTTGTACTTTACGAACTTATTTCGGCCAAAGAAGCCATAGTCAAAGCAAATGGCTCTGTTACCGAATCAAAGGGACTAGTTGCCATG TTTGAAGAAGTTCTAAGTCAACCAGATCCAAAAGATGACCTGATCAAAATGATTGATCCTAGACTGGGGGAAAACTACCCTCTCGATTCAGTTCGTaag ATGGCTCAACTTGCGAAAGCGTGCACGCATGAGAATCCCCAACTAAGGCCGAGCATGAGATCTATCGTGGTCGCGTTGATGACTCTCTCGTCGTCCACTGAAGATTGGGATGTTGGCTCGTTTTATGAAAACCAGAATCTTGTGAGCCTCATGTCTGGCAGATAG
- the LOC110929471 gene encoding uncharacterized protein LOC110929471 isoform X2 translates to MALNNRSGSCNWTVAKIGIVFLGLSLVGYLLGPPLYWHLLEGFAAVRRSSSAASCPPCNCNCDPRPDISFPHDCAKRDPEVNEDTEKNFAELLSEELKLRETEATESQQRADMALLEAKKLTSQYQKEADKCNSGMETCEEAREKAEAALVAQKEQSAMWELRARQRGWKEAGVRARARSQGGVEAF, encoded by the exons ATGGCACTAAACAACAGATCTGGATCTTGCAATTGGACAGTGGCAAAGATCGGAATCGTGTTCTTGGGCCTGTCTTTGGTGGGCTACTTATTGGGCCCACCTCTTTACTGGCATCTTCTTGAAGGTTTCGCCGCCGTTCGCCGGTCTTCCTCCGCCGCATCTTGTCCTCCCTGCAACTGTAATTGTGATCCTCGCCCTGATATTTCTTTTCCTCATG ATTGTGCAAAACGCGATCCGGAAGTGAACGAAGACACAGAAAAAAACTTTGCAGAGCTTCTTTCAGAGGAGCTGAAACTACGTGAAACCGAAGCTACAGAAAGTCAGCAGCGTGCTGACATGGCGCTACTAGAGGCCAAGAAGCTGACATCACAGTATCAAAAGGAGGCAGACAAATGCAACTCAGGAATGGAAACCTGTGAAGAAGCTCGTGAGAAGGCCGAAGCAGCTTTAGTGGCACAAAAAGAACAATCTGCGATGTGGGAATTAAGGGCCCGCCAAAGAGGCTGGAAAGAAGCCGGTGTTAGGGCCCGTGCACGATCTCAGGGAGGCGTTGAGGCGTTTTGA
- the LOC110929471 gene encoding uncharacterized protein LOC110929471 isoform X1, with protein MALNNRSGSCNWTVAKIGIVFLGLSLVGYLLGPPLYWHLLEGFAAVRRSSSAASCPPCNCNCDPRPDISFPHGLVNSSFTDCAKRDPEVNEDTEKNFAELLSEELKLRETEATESQQRADMALLEAKKLTSQYQKEADKCNSGMETCEEAREKAEAALVAQKEQSAMWELRARQRGWKEAGVRARARSQGGVEAF; from the exons ATGGCACTAAACAACAGATCTGGATCTTGCAATTGGACAGTGGCAAAGATCGGAATCGTGTTCTTGGGCCTGTCTTTGGTGGGCTACTTATTGGGCCCACCTCTTTACTGGCATCTTCTTGAAGGTTTCGCCGCCGTTCGCCGGTCTTCCTCCGCCGCATCTTGTCCTCCCTGCAACTGTAATTGTGATCCTCGCCCTGATATTTCTTTTCCTCATG GACTTGTCAACAGTTCCTTCACAG ATTGTGCAAAACGCGATCCGGAAGTGAACGAAGACACAGAAAAAAACTTTGCAGAGCTTCTTTCAGAGGAGCTGAAACTACGTGAAACCGAAGCTACAGAAAGTCAGCAGCGTGCTGACATGGCGCTACTAGAGGCCAAGAAGCTGACATCACAGTATCAAAAGGAGGCAGACAAATGCAACTCAGGAATGGAAACCTGTGAAGAAGCTCGTGAGAAGGCCGAAGCAGCTTTAGTGGCACAAAAAGAACAATCTGCGATGTGGGAATTAAGGGCCCGCCAAAGAGGCTGGAAAGAAGCCGGTGTTAGGGCCCGTGCACGATCTCAGGGAGGCGTTGAGGCGTTTTGA